The following are from one region of the Qipengyuania flava genome:
- a CDS encoding aromatic ring-hydroxylating oxygenase subunit alpha translates to MSAVDIKHPPRRPTDGMVALARDIAEGRKRDSSDMTSVPASVYTDPARWEAEKAAIYDRLPQILCPSALLPDPGMAVPHDATGRPLLITRDADGQAHVFLNVCRHRGTRLVEGGEVQCTKKLVCPYHAWTYSVDGRLLALPRPDTFPGLDKGTHGLVELPSKETGGLIWFCPREDTADFTLAEAIGEDFDALGMGEQVLFRRKTHEVAGNWKLIMDAFLESYHVTRLHANTIGPFFKDGATSGDRIGPHARAAVGRLEEMEGVDLTDMAALRRVVTYAYQLLPGALIIPSPDYINVMVMMPQAHNRTLVEDFMLIPEPPATDKARNHWERSWALLDGGVFASEDFRAAELGQQGLATGAVPHLTLGTMEGGIRRYYETVEEALRAAG, encoded by the coding sequence ATGAGCGCTGTCGACATCAAACATCCACCGCGTCGTCCCACCGACGGCATGGTCGCCCTTGCCAGGGATATTGCCGAGGGCCGCAAACGCGACTCATCGGACATGACCAGCGTACCGGCGAGCGTCTACACCGACCCCGCGCGCTGGGAGGCGGAGAAGGCCGCGATTTACGACCGGCTGCCGCAAATCCTTTGCCCGTCGGCGCTGCTGCCCGATCCGGGCATGGCGGTGCCGCACGATGCCACCGGCCGTCCCCTGCTCATCACCCGCGATGCCGACGGGCAGGCGCATGTCTTTTTGAACGTATGCCGCCACCGGGGGACGCGGCTCGTCGAGGGCGGCGAGGTGCAATGCACCAAGAAGCTCGTGTGCCCCTACCATGCATGGACCTATTCGGTGGACGGGCGGCTGCTGGCCCTGCCCCGGCCCGACACTTTCCCCGGCCTCGACAAGGGCACACACGGCCTCGTCGAACTGCCTTCGAAGGAAACCGGTGGCCTCATCTGGTTCTGCCCGCGTGAGGACACGGCCGATTTCACTCTCGCCGAAGCTATCGGCGAGGATTTCGATGCTCTCGGCATGGGCGAACAGGTGCTCTTCCGCCGCAAGACGCACGAGGTCGCGGGCAACTGGAAGCTTATCATGGATGCCTTCCTTGAAAGCTACCATGTCACCCGGCTGCACGCGAACACCATCGGCCCCTTCTTCAAGGACGGGGCGACCAGCGGCGACCGGATCGGCCCGCACGCGCGCGCGGCGGTCGGACGGCTGGAGGAGATGGAGGGCGTCGACCTTACCGACATGGCCGCGCTGCGCCGCGTGGTGACCTACGCCTACCAGCTGCTGCCCGGCGCCCTTATCATCCCCAGCCCCGACTACATCAACGTGATGGTCATGATGCCGCAGGCGCATAACCGCACGCTGGTCGAAGACTTCATGCTGATCCCCGAACCGCCCGCGACTGACAAGGCGCGCAACCACTGGGAACGCAGCTGGGCGCTGCTCGACGGCGGCGTATTCGCAAGCGAGGATTTCCGCGCGGCGGAGCTCGGCCAGCAGGGTCTCGCCACGGGCGCGGTCCCGCATCTGACCCTCGGAACGATGGAGGGCGGCATCCGGCGATATTACGAGACCGTCGAAGAAGCCTTGCGGGCGGCAGGCTGA
- a CDS encoding pseudouridine synthase translates to MADKRLPEEGDRIAKLLARAGVASRREIERMIADKRVAIDGKVLDTPAVKLTSLKGVTVDGKPVGQAEAARLFAFHKPSGLLTAERDPKGRPTIYTALRNALPKGAGRVMPVGRLDFNTEGLLLLTNDGELKRSMELPSSGIPRTYRARAFGDVTQAQLDELIEGIEIDGVRYGRIEADLERGAGKNRWVQMTLTEGKNREVRRVLEHLGMKVNRLLRIGYGPFELGELARGQAVEIRQADVERFRKQIKRNRA, encoded by the coding sequence ATGGCCGACAAGCGACTACCCGAAGAAGGCGACCGGATCGCCAAGCTGCTCGCCCGCGCCGGTGTCGCAAGCCGCCGCGAGATCGAGCGCATGATCGCGGACAAGCGCGTGGCAATCGACGGGAAGGTGCTCGATACACCGGCCGTCAAGCTGACCAGTCTCAAGGGCGTGACGGTCGACGGCAAACCAGTCGGCCAGGCCGAGGCCGCCCGGCTCTTCGCGTTTCACAAGCCCTCGGGCCTGCTGACCGCAGAGCGCGACCCCAAGGGCCGCCCGACGATCTACACTGCGCTGCGCAACGCCCTGCCCAAGGGTGCGGGCCGCGTGATGCCGGTGGGGCGTCTCGACTTCAACACAGAGGGGCTGCTGCTGCTCACCAACGATGGCGAGCTCAAGCGTTCGATGGAACTGCCCTCCTCCGGCATCCCCCGCACCTACCGTGCGCGCGCCTTCGGCGACGTGACGCAGGCACAGCTCGACGAGCTTATCGAAGGCATCGAAATCGACGGTGTGCGCTACGGCCGCATCGAAGCGGACCTTGAGCGCGGCGCGGGCAAGAACCGCTGGGTCCAGATGACGCTGACCGAGGGCAAGAACCGCGAGGTGCGCCGCGTGCTCGAACACCTTGGCATGAAGGTGAACCGCCTGCTGCGCATCGGCTACGGTCCCTTCGAGCTGGGCGAGCTCGCCCGCGGCCAGGCGGTCGAAATCCGCCAGGCCGATGTCGAACGCTTCCGCAAGCAGATCAAGCGGAACCGCGCATGA
- the rsmD gene encoding 16S rRNA (guanine(966)-N(2))-methyltransferase RsmD: MRIVAGQWRGRKLVAPSGEITRPTADRTRETLFSMLTSRLGSFEELAVLDLFAGSGALGLEALSRGAASCTFVEQEASAVKAIRANIDALDARRQTTVQQASVMSLGPAKQPHDLILLDPPYGTGAGEVALDRMLRLGWIGPATWMALETGAKETVSIKGLDCVADRRVGKARLWLLRLASDAA, translated from the coding sequence ATGAGGATCGTTGCGGGCCAATGGCGCGGGCGCAAGCTGGTCGCCCCGTCCGGCGAGATTACACGGCCAACTGCCGACCGCACCCGCGAGACGCTGTTCTCCATGCTCACCAGCCGCCTCGGCAGTTTCGAAGAGCTCGCCGTACTCGACCTGTTTGCCGGATCGGGCGCGCTGGGCCTCGAAGCCCTCTCGCGCGGCGCTGCATCTTGCACCTTCGTCGAACAGGAAGCGTCGGCCGTGAAGGCCATCCGTGCCAATATCGACGCTCTCGATGCGCGCCGGCAGACCACGGTGCAACAGGCCTCGGTCATGTCGTTGGGTCCGGCAAAGCAGCCGCATGACCTCATCCTGCTCGACCCGCCCTACGGTACGGGCGCGGGCGAGGTGGCGCTCGACCGGATGCTTCGTCTCGGCTGGATCGGGCCAGCCACCTGGATGGCGCTCGAGACCGGCGCGAAGGAAACGGTTTCGATCAAGGGGCTGGACTGCGTGGCCGATCGCCGCGTCGGAAAGGCCCGCCTGTGGCTATTGAGGCTGGCTTCCGACGCGGCGTGA
- a CDS encoding ATP-dependent helicase, producing MSLPESPPKAAENGAVPPYAARLNTPQREAVLTTEGPVLMLAGAGTGKTAALTARLAHLIATRRAWPSEILCVTFTNKAAREMRERVGRHIGNAVEGMPWLGTFHSIGARMLRRHAELVGLESNYTIIDTDDQLRLLKQLIQENDLDEKRWPARQLAGLIDRWKNRGLNPGDLDAVENESYANGRGAQFYKLYQDRLKALNACDFGDLLLHMLNIFRQHRDVLEQYQQRFKYILVDEYQDTNQVQYLWLRLLAQARKNICVVGDDDQSIYSWRGAEVANILKFEKDFPGAAVIKLEQNYRSTPQILAAASGLIDANSERLGKTLWTELPAGEKVRVIGVWDAPEEARRVGEEIERLESEGAPLDEVAILVRAQYQTREFEDRFIQIGLNYRIVGGFRFYERAEIRDALAYLRTIAQPADDLAFERIYNQPKRGLGAKTLEAMRRHARRTQTPLAAASLDLCETDELPARARNNLVALLGQFVHWREEAEKVTPSELLRTVLAESGYEDMLQKDRSAESAGRLENLTELARAMEEYETLGDFLEHVSLVMDNDRADDGEKVTIMTMHAAKGLEFDHVFLPGWEEGVFPSQRSLDEGGLASLEEERRLAYVAITRAKRRCTILHAANRRIYGQWTSSIPSRFVEELPEEFVNSETTMTGGASLWRANWSENEDPFAHVSSNRPDRSGARGPGWQRALSNGYDTTPKRLAEPGRSAASFAAKPRSDIALGARVFHDKFGYGCVTDQEGNKLTIEFEQAGEKRVLDSFVTLAENT from the coding sequence ATGTCCCTGCCCGAATCCCCTCCGAAAGCCGCCGAAAACGGCGCTGTTCCGCCCTACGCCGCGCGTCTCAACACACCCCAGCGCGAGGCCGTCCTGACGACCGAAGGGCCGGTGCTGATGCTGGCGGGAGCGGGCACGGGCAAGACGGCTGCGCTGACCGCGCGTTTGGCACATCTCATCGCAACCCGCCGCGCGTGGCCGAGCGAGATCCTCTGCGTGACCTTCACCAACAAGGCCGCGCGCGAAATGCGCGAGCGTGTCGGGCGCCATATCGGCAATGCGGTGGAGGGCATGCCCTGGCTCGGCACGTTCCATTCGATCGGCGCGCGCATGCTGCGTCGTCATGCCGAGCTGGTGGGCCTTGAAAGCAACTATACGATCATCGACACCGACGACCAACTGCGCCTGCTGAAGCAGCTGATCCAGGAAAACGACCTCGACGAGAAGCGCTGGCCCGCGCGTCAGCTGGCCGGCCTGATCGACCGCTGGAAGAACCGCGGGCTCAACCCCGGCGACCTCGATGCGGTCGAGAACGAGAGCTATGCCAACGGTCGCGGCGCGCAGTTCTACAAGCTCTATCAGGACCGGCTGAAGGCGCTGAACGCCTGCGATTTCGGTGACCTGCTGCTCCATATGCTGAACATCTTCCGCCAGCACCGCGACGTGCTGGAGCAGTACCAGCAGCGCTTCAAATACATCCTTGTCGACGAATACCAGGACACCAACCAGGTCCAGTACCTGTGGCTGCGCTTGCTCGCCCAGGCTCGCAAGAACATTTGCGTAGTGGGCGATGACGACCAGTCGATCTATTCCTGGCGCGGCGCGGAAGTCGCCAATATCCTCAAGTTCGAAAAGGATTTTCCCGGCGCGGCGGTGATCAAGCTGGAGCAGAACTATCGCTCCACACCGCAGATCCTTGCAGCCGCATCGGGCCTGATCGACGCCAACAGCGAACGGCTCGGCAAGACGCTCTGGACCGAGCTTCCGGCGGGCGAGAAGGTCCGCGTGATCGGCGTATGGGACGCACCCGAGGAAGCCCGCCGCGTGGGCGAGGAGATCGAGCGCCTCGAAAGCGAAGGCGCCCCGCTCGACGAGGTCGCCATCCTCGTGCGCGCCCAGTACCAGACGCGCGAGTTCGAAGATCGCTTCATCCAGATCGGCCTCAACTACCGCATCGTGGGCGGCTTCCGCTTCTACGAACGCGCTGAAATTCGCGACGCCCTCGCCTACCTGCGCACCATCGCCCAGCCGGCCGACGACCTCGCCTTCGAGCGCATCTACAACCAGCCCAAGCGCGGCCTCGGCGCAAAAACGCTTGAAGCCATGCGCCGCCACGCCCGCCGCACGCAGACCCCGCTAGCCGCTGCCAGCCTCGACCTGTGCGAAACCGACGAGCTCCCGGCGCGCGCGCGCAACAACCTCGTCGCCCTGCTCGGCCAGTTCGTCCACTGGCGCGAGGAGGCGGAGAAGGTCACGCCGTCCGAACTGCTGCGCACCGTGCTGGCGGAAAGCGGCTATGAGGACATGCTCCAGAAGGACCGCAGCGCGGAAAGCGCCGGACGCCTTGAAAACCTCACCGAACTCGCCCGCGCGATGGAGGAATACGAGACGCTCGGCGACTTCCTCGAGCATGTCAGCCTGGTGATGGACAACGACCGCGCCGACGATGGCGAGAAGGTCACCATCATGACCATGCACGCGGCCAAGGGGCTGGAGTTCGACCATGTGTTCCTGCCGGGCTGGGAGGAAGGCGTGTTTCCGAGCCAGCGATCGCTCGACGAAGGCGGGCTGGCGAGCCTCGAGGAGGAACGCCGGCTAGCCTATGTCGCGATTACCCGCGCAAAGCGGCGCTGCACGATCCTGCACGCCGCGAACCGGCGGATCTATGGCCAGTGGACCAGCTCGATACCCAGCCGCTTCGTCGAGGAATTGCCCGAGGAATTCGTCAACAGCGAGACGACCATGACCGGCGGCGCCTCCCTCTGGCGGGCCAACTGGAGCGAGAACGAGGACCCGTTTGCGCATGTCTCGTCGAACCGTCCCGATCGCTCCGGCGCGCGTGGGCCCGGCTGGCAGCGGGCGCTGTCGAATGGCTATGACACGACGCCGAAGCGCCTGGCCGAACCCGGCCGCAGCGCTGCCAGCTTTGCCGCCAAGCCGCGCAGCGACATCGCGCTGGGCGCGCGCGTGTTTCACGACAAGTTCGGCTATGGCTGCGTGACCGATCAGGAAGGCAATAAGCTGACCATTGAGTTCGAGCAGGCCGGCGAAAAGCGCGTGCTCGACAGCTTCGTCACCCTCGCTGAAAACACCTAG
- the trhA gene encoding PAQR family membrane homeostasis protein TrhA, whose protein sequence is MYPSKTSPERRADGIVHAVSLSAFAIASVFLLNRVMSAGNATLILAVLVYVISALASVGISFAYHLHPRHELRPALRRWDHSAIYIVIAGTFTPLLLATGSYSAMGILALIWLFALAGVWFKVSAAEIDSRWSLMSYLALGWFALAALPDFLSGLPLASTLAVVAGGVFYTIGTLFYKNKEMAFRYPIWHAFGTLGGTAFLTAIWVAVA, encoded by the coding sequence ATGTATCCAAGCAAGACATCGCCGGAACGCCGCGCTGACGGCATTGTCCACGCGGTCAGCCTCAGCGCCTTTGCGATAGCCAGCGTGTTCCTCCTCAACCGGGTGATGAGCGCAGGCAACGCCACGCTGATCCTGGCAGTGCTGGTCTATGTTATCTCGGCGCTGGCCTCGGTCGGCATTTCCTTTGCTTACCATTTGCACCCGCGCCACGAGCTGCGGCCGGCCCTGCGCCGCTGGGATCATTCGGCGATCTACATCGTGATCGCGGGCACCTTCACGCCGCTCCTGCTCGCGACCGGCAGCTACAGCGCGATGGGTATCCTTGCCCTCATCTGGCTGTTCGCCCTGGCGGGGGTCTGGTTCAAGGTCTCCGCCGCCGAGATCGATTCGCGCTGGTCGCTGATGTCCTACCTCGCCCTCGGCTGGTTCGCGCTTGCCGCCTTGCCGGACTTCCTGAGCGGCCTGCCGCTCGCCTCGACCCTCGCGGTCGTGGCCGGTGGTGTTTTCTACACGATCGGGACTTTGTTCTACAAGAACAAGGAGATGGCCTTCCGTTACCCGATCTGGCATGCCTTCGGGACGCTGGGCGGAACGGCCTTCCTCACCGCGATCTGGGTGGCCGTCGCCTAG
- a CDS encoding sterol desaturase family protein, with protein sequence MEIFAKHAESTLLWLAMTGAVFGTLALLMKRKTIVAAMGRARDEFTTNLGLMLLNLVLIAPLFAVPEGAIRDQIVAMPALGTFWDSQNEFLVLFAAIAIADLTVYWRHRFEHHPLLWRIHATHHADTALHWLSVQRKHPLSKLLSVLVDFVLLLFLGLPEWAIAGSAFLRGWWAYFIHCDVPWTLGVFGKVLISPAAHRLHHIRDEELMGTNFGNTITLWDRVFGTYMDPAPYLDCETGIAEGTRGFLGELARPFERRYWTRKPEARTSQEPAA encoded by the coding sequence ATGGAGATTTTTGCCAAACACGCCGAAAGCACGCTGCTGTGGCTCGCGATGACGGGCGCGGTGTTTGGTACGCTCGCCCTGCTCATGAAACGCAAGACTATTGTCGCGGCGATGGGGCGTGCGCGGGACGAGTTTACGACCAATCTCGGCCTGATGCTGCTCAACCTGGTGCTGATCGCGCCACTCTTCGCTGTTCCCGAAGGCGCCATTCGCGATCAAATCGTGGCCATGCCGGCGCTCGGCACCTTCTGGGACAGCCAGAACGAATTCCTGGTCCTGTTCGCGGCGATCGCGATTGCGGATTTGACCGTCTACTGGCGCCACCGTTTCGAGCACCATCCGCTGCTCTGGCGCATTCACGCCACGCACCACGCCGACACGGCGCTGCATTGGCTCTCGGTCCAGCGCAAGCATCCGCTAAGCAAGCTGCTCAGTGTGCTCGTGGATTTCGTACTGCTGCTCTTCCTAGGCCTGCCCGAATGGGCCATCGCGGGATCGGCGTTCCTGCGCGGCTGGTGGGCCTATTTCATCCACTGTGACGTGCCCTGGACGCTCGGCGTCTTCGGCAAGGTCCTGATCTCGCCCGCAGCGCACCGCTTGCACCATATTCGCGACGAAGAGCTGATGGGCACCAATTTCGGCAACACCATCACGCTGTGGGACCGGGTGTTCGGGACTTATATGGACCCGGCGCCCTATCTCGATTGCGAAACCGGGATTGCGGAAGGGACACGCGGGTTTCTCGGCGAACTGGCCCGTCCGTTCGAGCGCCGGTACTGGACCCGCAAGCCGGAGGCCCGGACTTCGCAGGAGCCGGCCGCCTAA
- a CDS encoding DEAD/DEAH box helicase, translated as MTFADLGLSEDLLKAVSEAGYTAPTDIQREAIPPVLMMKDMIGIAQTGTGKTASFVLPMIDVMAAGRRRALMPRSLILEPTRELAAQVAENFEKYGKYHDLKMALLIGGVQMGDQVKALNEGVDVLIATPGRLMDLFERGKILLNGCELLVIDEADRMLDMGFIPDIEFICDKLPDTRQTMLFSATMPPPIEKLAKKFLSNPKRIEVSRAATTNKDITAFKVPVKSRQKRETLRWLLSHDHVETAIIFANRKTTVRELNKSLQSYGFASSEIHGDMDQSNRLKELDRFKKGEVNILVASDVAARGLDIKGVSHVFNFDTPWHPDDYVHRIGRTGRAGAKGRAFTFVADEDAEAIANVEKLTGSAIKVFGKEDVRVDLVEKPAEKREEREEQGEKPKRARKSRDDEEAPREKRERKAKDAAPKEPKPKRESRRKRGEDDAPVAAGEWNGPRPGFLDVSAT; from the coding sequence ATGACTTTCGCCGATCTCGGCCTTTCCGAAGACTTGCTCAAGGCAGTAAGCGAAGCCGGCTACACCGCGCCGACCGACATCCAGCGCGAAGCCATTCCGCCGGTGCTGATGATGAAGGACATGATCGGCATTGCGCAGACCGGCACGGGCAAGACCGCCAGCTTCGTGCTGCCGATGATCGATGTGATGGCCGCCGGCCGCCGCCGGGCGCTCATGCCGCGCAGCCTCATCCTCGAACCGACCCGCGAACTCGCCGCCCAGGTGGCCGAGAATTTCGAGAAGTACGGCAAGTACCACGATCTCAAGATGGCACTGCTTATCGGCGGCGTGCAGATGGGTGACCAGGTCAAGGCGCTCAACGAAGGCGTCGACGTGCTGATCGCCACCCCGGGTCGCCTGATGGACCTGTTCGAGCGCGGCAAGATCCTGCTGAATGGCTGCGAACTGCTGGTCATCGACGAAGCCGACCGCATGCTCGACATGGGCTTCATTCCCGATATCGAGTTCATCTGCGACAAGCTACCCGACACGCGCCAGACCATGCTGTTCTCGGCGACGATGCCGCCGCCGATTGAAAAGCTGGCCAAGAAGTTCCTCAGCAATCCCAAGCGGATCGAGGTGAGCCGCGCGGCAACCACGAACAAGGATATCACCGCCTTTAAGGTCCCGGTGAAGAGCCGTCAGAAGCGCGAAACGCTGCGCTGGCTGCTCAGCCACGACCATGTCGAGACGGCGATCATCTTCGCCAACCGCAAGACGACCGTGCGCGAGCTGAACAAGAGCCTGCAGAGCTATGGTTTTGCCAGCAGCGAGATCCATGGCGACATGGACCAGTCGAACCGCCTCAAGGAACTGGATCGCTTCAAGAAGGGCGAGGTCAACATCCTCGTTGCGTCGGACGTTGCGGCACGCGGGCTCGACATCAAGGGTGTCAGCCACGTGTTCAACTTCGACACGCCCTGGCACCCGGATGACTATGTCCACCGCATCGGCCGCACCGGCCGCGCGGGCGCCAAGGGCCGTGCCTTCACCTTCGTCGCCGATGAGGACGCCGAGGCGATTGCCAATGTCGAGAAGCTGACCGGATCGGCGATCAAGGTCTTCGGCAAGGAAGATGTCCGCGTCGATCTCGTCGAAAAGCCGGCCGAAAAACGTGAAGAGCGCGAAGAACAGGGCGAAAAGCCCAAGCGCGCTCGCAAGAGCCGGGACGATGAAGAGGCTCCGCGCGAAAAGCGGGAGCGCAAGGCCAAGGATGCCGCGCCCAAGGAACCCAAGCCCAAGCGCGAAAGCCGCCGCAAGCGCGGTGAAGACGACGCGCCGGTTGCAGCCGGCGAGTGGAACGGCCCGCGTCCCGGCTTTCTCGACGTTTCGGCGACCTGA
- a CDS encoding FAD-binding oxidoreductase, whose translation MSDTESFLSAAQELLGPRGFTVDPELVEPWLTDWRGRYTGRALGLASPASTDEVSAFVKLCAQHGVPIVPQGGNSGMSGGATPDESGTSVIISLRRMNAVRAFDIAAQQITCDAGLVLQTLHETVEAEGLRFPLTLGGKGSATVGGLISTNAGGTQVLRHGTMRAQVLGVEAVLADGSVYSGLVPLKKDNRGFDLKQLLIGSEGTLGIVTGATLKLVPQIGERRVAWVGLPSLSKARKLLLHCEAVAGDALEGFEVLPAHCLQSVLAHLPDARSPLDGEHAWHALVELVAGEGRTDALDTLVEDLFASAMEADLLEDAVISASESQAEAFWQLRDSIAPAERAIGPAMQHDISVPVARMPEFVETVSPEVEARFEGTCAVGFGHLGDGNIHFHVLAPEGAVRGEWEATQGKQVSAFVHDRVAAFGGSLSAEHGIGQMKRDELGRLGDPVALAMMRSVKQALDPRGILNPGKLVPLAPEAATP comes from the coding sequence ATGAGCGATACCGAGTCCTTTCTGAGCGCAGCACAGGAGCTGCTTGGCCCGCGCGGCTTCACTGTCGATCCCGAGCTGGTCGAACCCTGGCTGACCGACTGGCGCGGCCGCTACACCGGCAGGGCGCTGGGCCTTGCCTCCCCGGCCTCTACGGACGAGGTGTCTGCCTTTGTGAAACTGTGCGCGCAGCACGGCGTGCCGATCGTCCCGCAAGGCGGCAACAGCGGCATGTCGGGCGGCGCGACTCCCGATGAAAGCGGGACCAGCGTGATTATCTCGCTGAGGCGGATGAACGCGGTGCGCGCTTTCGACATCGCGGCCCAGCAGATCACCTGCGATGCGGGCCTTGTCCTCCAGACGCTTCACGAAACGGTCGAGGCTGAGGGCCTGCGCTTCCCGCTTACACTCGGCGGCAAGGGATCGGCGACCGTAGGCGGCCTTATCTCGACCAACGCGGGCGGGACCCAGGTGCTGCGCCACGGCACCATGCGCGCGCAGGTGCTGGGGGTCGAGGCGGTGCTGGCCGACGGATCGGTCTATTCCGGCCTCGTACCGCTCAAGAAGGATAACCGCGGTTTCGATCTCAAGCAGCTGCTGATCGGATCGGAAGGCACGCTTGGCATCGTGACCGGCGCGACGCTGAAGCTCGTGCCGCAGATCGGCGAGCGCCGGGTGGCCTGGGTGGGCCTGCCCAGCCTCTCGAAAGCGCGGAAATTGCTGCTCCACTGCGAAGCTGTCGCAGGCGACGCGCTGGAAGGCTTCGAAGTGCTCCCCGCGCATTGCCTCCAATCGGTGCTCGCTCACCTGCCCGATGCGCGAAGCCCGCTCGATGGCGAGCACGCCTGGCACGCGCTGGTCGAGCTGGTCGCCGGCGAAGGCCGCACCGATGCGCTCGACACATTGGTCGAGGACCTCTTCGCCAGCGCGATGGAGGCCGACCTGCTCGAAGATGCGGTAATCTCGGCGAGCGAAAGCCAGGCGGAAGCCTTCTGGCAGCTTCGCGATTCCATTGCGCCGGCCGAACGCGCGATCGGCCCCGCCATGCAGCACGACATTTCCGTGCCGGTCGCGCGGATGCCCGAGTTCGTCGAAACCGTCTCGCCCGAAGTGGAAGCCCGGTTCGAGGGGACATGCGCCGTTGGCTTCGGCCACCTGGGCGATGGCAACATCCATTTCCACGTCCTCGCCCCCGAAGGCGCGGTGCGCGGAGAATGGGAAGCCACGCAGGGCAAGCAGGTCTCTGCCTTCGTTCACGACCGCGTGGCCGCGTTCGGCGGATCGCTCAGCGCCGAGCACGGAATCGGCCAGATGAAGCGCGACGAGCTGGGCCGGCTGGGCGATCCGGTGGCGCTGGCGATGATGCGCAGCGTGAAGCAGGCGCTCGACCCGCGGGGGATACTCAACCCCGGCAAGCTCGTGCCGCTTGCACCCGAGGCCGCAACACCGTAA
- a CDS encoding SapC family protein codes for MASAPQSNLPLFFKDLMPLNSKDHANYRARPMSKAPWLVGQHAIPLTVDEFVSAQRDLPIVFSTGEDAVPLALMGLNEGVNTFVDDEGKVMDNLYLPAYIRRHPYMLARLKPDADEMSLCFDPTAENIGEFEDGEPLFEDGKPTEFTKQILEYCEQFEQAGQRTKAFMDELRQHDLLMDGEIAIQQQGNDKPFVYRGFQMINQDKLRELRGDQLRKWTESGLLPLIWAQIFSLDVMRTIFGRQLQQGKVPLGDAMTAGAPTI; via the coding sequence ATGGCCAGCGCGCCGCAATCCAACCTGCCCCTGTTCTTCAAAGACCTCATGCCGCTCAACAGCAAGGACCACGCGAACTACCGCGCGCGTCCGATGAGCAAGGCTCCCTGGCTTGTCGGCCAGCACGCCATCCCGCTGACGGTCGACGAATTCGTCTCCGCCCAGCGCGATCTCCCGATCGTGTTCTCGACCGGCGAAGATGCTGTTCCGCTGGCGCTGATGGGCCTCAACGAAGGGGTCAACACCTTCGTCGACGACGAAGGCAAGGTCATGGATAACCTGTACCTGCCGGCCTACATCCGCCGCCACCCCTACATGCTGGCCCGCCTGAAGCCCGATGCCGACGAAATGTCGCTCTGCTTCGACCCGACCGCCGAAAACATCGGCGAATTCGAAGACGGCGAACCGCTGTTCGAAGACGGCAAGCCGACCGAATTCACCAAGCAGATCCTCGAGTATTGCGAGCAGTTCGAGCAGGCCGGTCAGCGCACCAAGGCCTTCATGGACGAGCTGCGCCAGCACGACCTCCTCATGGACGGCGAAATCGCCATCCAGCAGCAGGGCAACGACAAGCCGTTCGTCTATCGCGGCTTCCAGATGATCAACCAGGACAAGCTGCGCGAACTGCGCGGTGACCAGCTGCGCAAGTGGACCGAGAGCGGCCTGCTGCCTCTGATCTGGGCGCAGATCTTCTCGCTCGACGTGATGCGCACGATCTTCGGTCGTCAGCTCCAGCAGGGTAAGGTGCCGCTTGGCGACGCCATGACCGCCGGTGCTCCGACGATCTGA